TCATTGGTATCTTCAAGCTTTTGAAGGCCATTCTCGTGCTGGCGCTGGCGTTTGGTGCTCTTTCGTTAGTCCATCGAGATGTGCAAGAGGTGCTGGCGCATCGATTCGAGCAACTTGGCGTCGATCCGGGCAATCGTTACATTCACCATTTGCTCGTGCAAGCGGGATTGGCAAGTCCGGGGCGGATCAAGGTCTTCACTGCTGGCTTCTTTTTCTATGGTGCAATATTCGCTATAGAAGGCGTTGGGTTGCTCCTGGCAAAACGATGGGCGGAATATTTCACCGCGATCGTTACCGGCTCATTCCTTCCCTGGGAGATTTATTCGATCTCTCGCCATCCAGACAACTTGAAAGCTATTGTGATCGCCCTGAATATCGCAACAGTGATCTATTTGATTGTGCGAATCAGAAAGCCGCTGAAGCATGAGTGATCGTGGCATGTACCTTGCCCGGTAATATACAGGATTATACTATACCAATCAAAGTATTATGGAAAAATTATCGGAGGCTCATTATGACAAGAACAAGAAAGAAAAAATCAGATTCACTCACACGCAGTAGTGGAATGTCAAGTAACGGTTCAGGACTTCGTTCGTCATCCAGCTCGCGGTCCAGAACATCGCGAGGCCGGAGTGGACGTTCATTGCGTCGAAGCAGATCACGTAGCTCCAGCCGAAGCCGCTCCAGTATGGGTAGCTCCAGCAGGAGCAAACGGTATTCGACGATACTCGGAATGCCACCATGGCTTGCGATTTCACTCGGATGTGTCGGTGTCGGCACGCTCCTCTATGGAGTAATGCAGTTCGATGCCGTCAGCGATTTCATGGACCCCGTCATCCATGATGTCGGCGAATTCTTTGGGCTGAGTGAAGACGGTATTGACACAGAAAACATCACGCATGACCGCTTCTATCGCGGAATTGGTGTATAAGCTGCGGCAATTGACTCAAGACAATCAATAGAATATGGCGCCACTTCGAGTTCGGAGTGGCGCCTCTATGATATTCGGAATTCAGGGCCGGATTAGAATGGCAGATCGTCAGCAGGAGCCGAGGCCGGCTCATAGTCTGGCTCCGGCGCGGAGTTGCTGGCTGCGGGTGCGCGATAGTTAGACGTGGCGGGCGTGCTCATCGCCGCATTCGGTCCACCCTGACCACCGAGAAGAATCAAATCGTTGGCGATGATCTCGGTAAAGTACTTCGTTTGGCCGTCCTGCTCGTATTTGCGAGTTGAAATCTTTCCTTCGACATAGACCTGCTTGCCCTTTTTCACATATTGATTGCAGGTTTCCGCGAGCTTATCGAACGCGACGATATTATGCCACTCGGTGTGATCGACCCATTCGCCACTGGCCTTGTCTTTGCGCCGATCGTTGGTTGCAAGACTGAACTTTGCGATGGCCATCCCGGCACCGGAGTATGCGATCTCGGTATCTTTGCCAGCATGGCCCATGAGCATGACTTTATTGAGACTTCTGCCTGCCATAGTAATCTTCCTTCTTCTTTAAATAATGCGGTTGGTGCCCGTCAACGGGTTTCTAAATATACGGAGGAACTCGCGGACGTCGAAAAATTCTAACCGTTTCGAGCGGAGTAAAGTTGTACGCTATTGCTTGATGATGATCCGCGTTAGACTTGTACCCTGACCACTGACTTCTATCGCCAGCAACCCGGAGGGAATATGTGAGAGATCGATTTCATCGCCGTTCGCAACTGATGTACGGAGCACAACGCGACCAAGCATGTCACTCGCGCGAATCGAGAGGGGCAAGCCAGCCGGGAGGTCGCGCAACTCGACGCGCACGCGTTGCGTGGCCGGGCTTGGCCACACTTCAATACCACTTCCGGTCCGGCTGCCTGGTTTGACGTCCAGCGTTCCATTCCATCTACCGATTGTCAGTTGCAGGTTTTTTCTTGCATCGGCAGCGTTCACGCCGAGTGCCATGCCGTAGACGATCGAAGTCTCGCCGCCCGTAAAATCAAGATTCGCTCCGAGCAGAACGGCAACATCACCTTGGCCGGCGCGCACGTTATTCTGCTGAAAGAGATCCCATTTCAGGGCTTGCGAAAATACACCACTGACTGATCGGCCCGTATCGTATGAGTTGTTCAAAGCATAGTGCCGAATCGGCGAGCCGATTGGGAAGACCTCCGCAATCTTCATTGCCACGGTCGCATATCCAGGTTCGTTGCGCTGTGTGTAGAAGATACTATCTCGCGCATCGAACCAGGTCGAATCGCGCAGGCCGAACTCGCCGATGTCCCAATCCATATAAATACCGGCGTCGAGATGCGTGAAGCTGGAAGGGATATCCGTTCGTGCCATGCTATAGGCCAGGATTACTCCATTCGCTGCCGCACCCGGCTCGGCATAGCATTCTTCGTTGACCCGCACGCCAACCCGCTGGGAAGCATCTGCGATACTGTCCGAGAAACTTCCAAAGACAAAGTCGCCGGTATCTTTCGTCTGTTGCGAGAGTGGTTGAATCGGTGTGAACGTGGCGCCGTCGCCGCCGGAATTAAATCCGCCGATTGCATCGACGACATGGGAGCTGTCCGAAGCAATGATAAGTCCACCGCCCAAGAGAACATCGCGGCCATCGACCCGAATCTGACTCGGCGCGTTCATCCATCGGAAGCCATCGCCATGCTGATCGAGCGTGGCATCCCGAAATCCGATGGCACCGTTATCCGTGATCGTTACTGCGAGATTGTTGTGAACAGTCGCATACCCCGGATTCGCATGGACGACAAAGTAATCATAATCGCCGGTGTAGCCTACCGAGGAATCGCTCAGCCACAGGCGGACAAGAAGATCCGTTTGTGGCGGAGTTGTGCTATCGGCAGTGATGCTGATCGTCACTATTGAGGAATCCATCGGACCCATCGAGCTCATCGGTCCGATCGTTTGCTTATCGAGAGCAAAGTGCCCTCCGTTCGGAAGCGGATTGCCCTGAACATCCAGGAGTTGGAGCGTCACATTCGCATCGGGCAACGAGTCGAGATAATTTTTGAGTACCAGACGGTATTGCGCGGACTCACCGGAGACAATCCATTGCCGGATCGTGTCCAACTTTTGCGCGCGTTCGAGCCGGAGCGAGTATGCATGGGCATCGCTCAGCGCCCGATAGACATTCATCATTCCGCGGCCATTAAAACCCGGATGTGGATCCAGCAGGATGGGATCGCACGTCGCGCGCAATCGCTCCATCGCCCAACGGTTCGTAGCATTCGGCCAGTGTTGGCGAATCAGCGCCAGTGCCCCCGCAGCTTGCGGAGCCGACATGCTGGTGCCGCACATTTCGCCATATCCGCTGGCATCGGTATCGGAAGAGCTCCCACAGAGATCCAACGGACAGCGCGCGGCCAAATCGGGATAGAGCGTGCTCAGAATTGAATCCCCCGGCGCGCCGACAGCGACATGTGTGCTCGAGTTTGCGTAGTTCTTGACGCTGCCATCCGAAGCCAGCGCCGTGACGGCAAAGGCATGGTCGAACGAAGAAGGATAATTCTCGGCGAGCGTCCCATTGTTGCCGGCCGAACAGACGACGCAGGCATTTTTGAAGTAGGCATAATCGATCACGTCCTGATCGGCTTGCGACCGGCCTGACGAACCCCAACTGCAACTAATGACTTTGGCACCGTGGTCCACCGCATAGAGAATTCCCTGAAAGCCACTGTTGATCTCGTCCTGACAGGGGAAATTACTCTCCGCTTTGATGACCATGAGCCTCGCGCCGAACGCCTCGCCGGCAATGCCGATGTTGTTGTTTCCGACCGCGGCCAGGATTCCGGCGACGATATGCGCGTGGTCCGATTCCGACGTCGGATGGTTGCTTGACGAGCTGCCGAAGAATCCGCTGAAATCCCAGCCTTGCCAGTCATCGACAAATCCATCAGAATCATCATCGATGCCATTGGAGCTTTTGTCATTGCCCTGAGCGTCGGTCCCCATCTCACCGGAGTTGTGCCAGATGGCCGCAGCCAGGTCTTCATGATCGAGCGAAACTCCGCCGTCGATCGATGCAACGACCATCGTCGAATCACATTGCTGAATGCCCCAGGCCGCAAGCGTATGAGTGACTTTTAGATAGTACTGCGAGTCGAGCAATGGATCGTTTGTCAGCGCATTGTGCTTCCGGACAAAGACCGGCTCGGACAGTTCGATCAGCGACGATTTGTGCGCATAAAGGATCACGCGTTCTGGAGAAATGTCATTGGAGAACTCCAGCGTGAACCAGCGGGAAAGTTTGTCCTCCGCAATCGCCAGATCGTTGAGGGGATTGGCGCGAACGGAAGCATCGCTCCCATGAAATAACCCCGGATTCAGCCGTTCGCGAATATCCTCAAAGACGGCACTGTGCTGCGCGGCAAATGGCGCGAACCGCGTGATGTGAATAGTCGGAGGAAGTCCCAGAAGCGATCCGATAGAATCGGACTCATGAAGAATGATTTGTTGGATATCGTGCTCTCGCACGCGGTGCATCGCAAACGCAGCACGAAGTGGTGCAATCGCCTGCGGCCGAACGAGGACTCGGATCAAGTGGGGGACTTCGCCCGTAGGCTGCGCGTTCACTGTGCCGGCGCTCGCAAGGACGATTAGAAGAATCGAAAGGGTGTTCCTCATCGCAGGGGGCAACTCTTGATAAAGCCTAATGACTCCCTGAAACCAGTACGATGCCATCCGTAGTATATCTCTAGAATCCATGAAATCCATGCTATATTTCGCAGCCGGCTTATTGTTATTTGGAGCCCTCTCTGCGAGGGCTCAGGAAAGCGCTATCGCGTTGGCCCAGCGTGCGGAAGCATCAGTGCTCCGCTCGCCGGGTGTTTCGATGACAGTCCGTGTGCCTCAGCAGGGCTCGATCTCCGTCAAGATCGATTTTCATGCAAAGCGCATTCGCATTGAGAGTCCGAGCAACCTGATCATCTCGGATGGTTCGACACTTTGGAATCTCAGCAAATCCACCAACCGGCTGACAATCGATAACGTCGCAAAAACCGGTTCGCCGTTCGCCGATCCGGCGATGGTGTTTCAGTTCGCCGAGCATTACGCCGCCCAAGTGTCTCATCGCGCCGGCCAAACATATACTCTGGATCTCACACCGGACGGCCATCTCTCCGCGCTGCTGAATGCCGCGAGTGGCTCGGCTCCCGGCGGTGCGCAAAAGCTCCAACTCACGCTGAGGACGAACGGCAAATCGATTAAGATTGTGAAAGCGCAAGTCATGAGTTCGCGCGGAGTGCAGCAAACCAGTTCGCTCACCATCAAGCCGATCAACAAGATTCGGAGTGACGATTTCTTGTTCAAGCAAAATGCATCGATGAAGGTGATCGATCTTCGGGAGTAATTGAGCGAACGCGCTGAACGCGGAGAGGAAAGTCGATCGCTGCTGGTTAGCAACTCGTTATTCGTTACCCATTACTCATCCACTCTTATGCGCTTCGATTATCATATCTTTATCTGCGAGAATGTCCGTGGCGAGGATGATCCCAAAGGGTGCTGCGCCCAAAAAGGCTCGCCGCTCATCCGGGCCGCGCTCAAGGACGAGATCAAGCGCCGAGGACTTCGCGGAAAAGTCCGCGCGAATCAATCGGGCTGTCTGGATGCCTGCGAGTTCGGACCATCGATGGTCGTCTATCCCGAAGGCATCTGGTATGGTGGCGTCAAACCGGAAGATGTCCCGGAGATTATCGAGCAACACATTATCGGCGGCAAACCGGTTGAACGGCTAAGAATTGCGAAATATCGCGAATTTGAGCATGAATAGGTTGCCCTGAGAATGATCTTATCGTTTTCTTGACAACGTCCTGAGACTTTAGTATTTTTGTCCCAATAGGTTTACTCCGATTCAGGACTGCGTGGGTGTATTGTCCCCCCGACATCATACTGTGTGGTTCCTCCCTCGAAGCAGATTGCAGTTTCAATTCTACAATTTAAGTACCGCTATGAATTCTTGGAATAAACTCCGGGCAGCGTTAGGCCTGCTGGTCGTCCTTGCATTGTCAGGTTCGGCCTTCGCCCAGGCTGGGCGAGTTACGCGTTACACAACGACGACATTCAGTGGGAGCTATTCGTCGATCAACGGTGGCAGCAGCTTCGGCTCAGGCGATGACAACTCCTATTTGTGTCCACAGACCTTGCCATTCGCTTTCAATTATGATAGTGCCAGCTACTCTGCCGGTCAGTCGATTTACGTCAATACCAATGGTGGTATGTCATTTGGGAATTCGCAAAGTGGATGCTGCTCCGATTATGTTGGCAATAGTACCTACCAGAAGTTCATCATGCCTGATGACTTCGATGGTTACATTTTTGGGGGACTCTATTATGCAGTGACGGGCACCGCGCCGAACCGCGTATTTACGATTGAGTGGTACAACTTTTCGCCCTGCTGTTCGAACACGAACCACATGAACATGCAGGTCAAACTGTATGAGACGTCGAACGTCATCGAGATGCTATACTCCAGTCACAGCTATGCGATGGGCGGCGGCTCGATGGGAACGGGCTTGAACGGCTCCTCAACCCCATCCTTTGTCTATAATCGCTACGGCTCGTCTTCGACCTCAAGCCAGTCGACTGATCTTCGATGGACCCCACCGTTCAATGTTCCTCCCGCGGAGCTCTCATTGAGCCCGAAGGCGCTTAACTATGGCGGAGTGACCTCGGGATCATCACTGACTCTCTATGACACGGCGTACAGCCTGGGTCCAAATCCTCTGACATTGACGAGTTGGAATATCACCGGCTCGACGAATTTTACCGTTGTCAGCGGCCCGGCTCCCGGTGCCTCGGTCCCGGCCGGACAGTACGCTGTTTTCGGCATTCAATTTTCACCGACTGCTTCCGGTACTCTCACGGGAATGTTCAATTTGGTAACGACCGGCAGGGATTCTGGTACGCAGACGTGTGCTCTGAACGGCATCGGAGCGGCGGCGGGTGTGCAATACACGTTCCCAACGACGGTCTATCCAACGAATACTCTGTTCCATCATGTGGCCCGCGGCTTTGGAGCAGTGGCAACGCAGTATATCACCGTTCAAAGTACTGGCATCGCCGCTTTGAACTTCAGCTCGATCTACTTCACCGGCCTGCAGGCTAATATGTATCATATCGTACACGTCCCCCCGAATCCTCTGGGGTCGGGGCTGACCGATTCGATTGGAGTTCAATTCCAGCCCTATCTGGAGGGCCGGCCGGATGCGCAACTTATCATCAATACCAACGCGATCAACATTCCATCGGATACGGTCACGCTCTGGGGTGTCGGTGTGCTTCCGCATCTCGTCATAACTCCGGAGAAGGGCCTGGCGACTGTCAATGGCGCAGGTACCTTACTATTCGATTCGGTCGCAATCGGCGATTCGATCTGCAAATCCTTGACGCTGCAAAATATTGGCTCGGATACACTTCGAATCACCAATCAGGTTGTCACCTATGGCGATTATGATTTCACGTTCTATCCTCTGACCGGATCCGATTTGATCCTTCCACCGGACGCGTCGAAGATCGTAAATGTTTGCTTCAAACCAATTAAGCAGGGTGCACGCTTCGCTTCGGTCCGGTTCTATACGGACATTGCGCGGACGTACCCCGACAATCGGGACACGAGCCAGTTCCTGATCAGCGTATCCGGTACCGGTGTACCCTACGGCATTCTTTCCTTGGGCGGTACGGTACTGGATTCCGTTCTGATCGATAGCACGAAGTGTACCTCCGCGACGATCAAGAACATGGGATTGTCTTCGATGACCGTGACGACGGCGACGATCAGTGGTTCAAATAACTTTACAGTAAGCACGACTCCTCCACTGCCGATCACCCTCGGAGCGGGTCAATCGCAGCTCATTGATATTTGCTACACCCCGACGGCCCGCGGCCCGGAAGCAGCAACGCTCGTACTGACCGGCACGACATCCGGTCGTCCGCTCACGCAGTCACTGCCGCTCGAAGGCGTCGGCCTTGCAGCATGTTTGGATGCAGCGCCATCGCCGCTCGCTTTCGGCTCCGCCGCATACTCCGGAATGACGCTTGCCAATACTGAGAACGATACGTGCATTACGGTCACGAACTGTGGTGATGTGTCGGAGACTTTCTCGGCCGCACTCAGCCCGGATGCGAGCAGTGCATACTCATTGATCGCACCGTTCATCGTTGGTCCGATTGCTCCTGGCGGAACAGGCACGCTGTGCGTCGCCTTCAAGCCGGACACAATCGGCATCATGCCAGGCTCGGTGATCGTCAGTGCAAGCGAGAAGTCGGCAACGGCCAAGACGCTTCCACTCGCCGGCACGGGTGCCGGTGTGGTAATCGCTGGCTCTGGCCAGGGCAAACTGACCTCGCTGACCAAGTGCGACACGTTCGCCGTGACGATTCAGAACACTGGCAACACACCGTGGACACCTGGTACCGGTGCAGTCATGTCCGGAGCAAACGGTCCGGACTTCACAGCAATCGGCATGACGACACCAGCAACGATCCCAGCCGGCGGTTCGGGAATTCTGATGGTGCAATTCTGCCCGACGACTTCCGGCACTGAGACTGCGGAGATGTCCTTCCCGACCTCGAGCCCCGCGCCACTCAATGGCACAGTAACATTGAGTGCAATTGGCACCTCTGCTGGTGTGACAGAGCGGACGGAGCAGAACGGTTTCTCGCTCGGCGCAAGCTACCCGAACCCGACGAACGGCAAGGCCGACGTGATCGTGACGATGCCAAGCCAGGCAAAGGTAACGATTGCTCTTCTGAACCTTCAGGGCTCAGTTGTTCGGACCATCTACAACGGTGCGTTGAACACCGGAAACAATGTTGTCTCTCTCGACGCACGCGATCTGGCAAGTGGCACCTACTTCGTTGTCTTGACGAGTGGCGACATTCGTCTGACGCGAGAGATGATCCTGAGCAAATAGAATTCAACGATTCCATCGATACAAAGCCCCTCGGAAGAGGGGTTTTGTGTTTTGGTAATTATCTGAGCTTCAGTCTCGGCAGACAGCGGGGATTCTCCACCTATCAGGATTCGTCTACCTCGATTTAGGCTCGCGTTAGGCTCGCCGGGTGAATCTGCGATCTTGGCGCCGGAGCCATCTTGGCGCCGGAGAAGAATGTGCCCCGGACCATCCAGAATGGGGCTTTGTTTCTATGAGAACACATCCAAAATCCACATTTCGTGAAATTGCCGGAAAAGCCTGTTATATTTGTTTGATCTTAAGGAATTGGATGCGGTCAGGTTGCCGGAAACTCCCCTGCTGTCCGTTGTCCATTATTTCTTTCTTACATTTAATTTTGGGCATCTTATGAATACGTGGAATAGATTCATTCGTGCGAGCGCCAGCCTCCTCGCAACGGTTCTTGTTTCGGCTCTCTGCGCATCGAGCGCGATGTCGCAAGGAGTCTACACGACGGTGATGAGCACGCAAAGCTTCACATCGGCCTCGCCGAGCGGCTGGAGCATTGGTGGCGGGTTCTATTGGACTTCAAACGGCAACGGCGGCTCGAATGGCAGTTATTATATAGATATTTGGGGCTGTCAGCAAGGCCCTCTGAAAACTCCATCGTTCGATGTCAGTAGCTATGCCGCCACCGCCGATTCGGTGTGGGTCGATTTCGACTTCTTCTGGCAATACAACTGTTACGACAGCTACGGTTACGGCGATGATAATTTCAAGCTGATGGTCGGTTCCGATATTTTGCTGCAGGGTACACAAGCGACTCTCTACTCGTATTATAACACATCGGATTGCTCCTATAGCACCATTCAAACCAATTCCGCGTATTGGCATCATTACCACATTCTTATTCCCGTTGCTGACCGGACTTCCGGCATGGCGGTCGCGTTTACCCAGCAATGCGGTTGGGGATGCTCGGACTACGCAATTGACAATGTGTCGATCACCGGTTATGCACTGCCTCCGACGCAGCTTTCGCTGGAGCCGAAGAGCCTCAACTACGGAGGAGTCAGCAGCGGAAGTTCATTGACGCTGTATGACACCGCTTACTGCCTCGGCCCGGCTTCCATGAAGATCAATGGTTACGGGATCGCTGGAGCAGGTGCGAGCAGCTATTCAGTGGTGAGCGGCCCACCCGTTGGATCGATCATTCTTCCCGGGCAATACGGAGTCTATGGTATCCGGTTCGCGCCGATTTCATCCGGCAATTTGAACGGGACCTTCACCCTTTCGACGAATGGAAAAGATTCCGGCACGCAAGTGTGCCAGTTGAACGGTGTGGGCGCCGCTGCCGGCGTGCAATATTCTTTCCCATATAACGAGAGTTATCCCCCGAATAGTCTTTTCCATCACGTGGCCCGGCCACTGGGGGACTCGGCGACACAGTATTTTTATGTGGCGAGCACCGGTGTGGCCGGCTTGAACTTCAACTCGGTCTACTTCACCGGCCTGCAGGCCAATATGTATTCGATCATCCATTTACCACCGAGCCCATTGCCATCCGGTGTGACGGACTCGATCGGTGTGCGGTTCAAACCGTGGCTCGAAGGCCGCCCGGACGCGCAACTCATCGTCAATACCAACGCGATCAATAATCCATCGGATACTGTCTCCTTATGGGGCGCCGGCGTGCTGGCGCATTTGGTTATCACTCCGCAGGAGGGCCTGACGACCACCAATGGAGCAGGCACACTGCTCTTCGATTCGGTCGCAATCGGCGATTCGATCTGCAAATCCTTGACGCTGCACAATACGGGTTCGGACACGCTTCAAATCACCAATCAGGTTGTGACTTATGGCGATTATGATTTCACATTCTATCCGCTGACGGGATCCGATGTGACCCTCCCACCGGACGCCTCGAAGATTGTGAATGTTTGTTTCAAACCGATCAAGCAGGGTGCACGCTTCGCTTCGGTCCGGTTCTACACCAGCATTCCTAAGACGTATCCTGACAATCGGGACACAAGCCAGTTCCTGGTTAATGTTTCCGGTACCGGTGTACCGTACGGTATTCTCTCATTGGCCGGTACGGTACTGGATTCGGTACTGCTCGACAGCACAAAGTGTACTTCCGCGACGATCAAGAATGTTGGCTTGTCCTCGTTGGTTGTGACGACGGCGACGATTAGCGGTTCAACTAACTTCGCAGTGAGCACGACTCCGCCACTGCCGATCACACTCGGAGCAGGTCAATCGCAGCTCATTGATATTTGCTACACCCCAACGGCCCGCGGCCCGGAAGCCGCAACGCTCGTACTGACCGGCACGACGTCCGGCCGTCCCCTCACGCAGTCGCTGCCGCTCGAAGGCGTTGGCCTTGCAGCATGTTTGGATGCAGCGCCATCGCCGCTCGCTTTCGGCTCCGCCGCATACTCTGGAATGACGCTCGCCAATACTGAGAACGATACGTGCATCACAGTCACGAACTGTGGCGATGTACCGGAGACTTTCTCGGCGGCACTCAGCCCGGGTACCAGCAATGCCTATTCGTTGATTGCTCCATTCATCATTGGTCCGATTGCTCCGGGCGGGACTGGCACGCTGTGCGTCGCCTTTAAGCCGGACACGATCGGCATCATGCCCGGTTCGGTGATTGTCAGCGCAAGCGAGAAGTCGGCAACGGCCAAGACGCTTCCACTTGCCGGCACAGGTGCCGGTGTGGTGATCGCTGGCTCTGGCCAGGGCACGCTGACATCGCTGACCAAGTGCGACACGTTCGCCGTGACGATCGAGAACACGGGCAACACACCGTGGACACCTGGTACCGGCGCTGTCATGTCGGGACCAAACAGTCAGGACTTCACGGCAATCGGGACAACGACACCCGCGACCATCCCAGCCGGTGGCTCGGGAGTTCTGATGGTGCAGTTCTGCCCGACGACGTCTGGCAATGAAACGGCAGATATGTCATTCCCTACATCGAGCCCTGCGCCGTTATCAGGCACCGTGACTGTAAGCGCGATGGGAACATCCGCTGGCGTGACAGAGCGCACGGAGCAGAATGGCTTCTCGCTCGGCGCGAGCTATCCGAACCCGACGAACGGCAAGGCTGACGTGATCGTGACGCTTCCACAAGAGGCAAAGGTAACGATTGCTCTTCTGAACCTTCAGGGTTCAGTCGTACGGACCATCTACAATGGCGCATTGAACATGGGGAACAACGTTGTTTCTCTCGATGCACGCGATCTGGCAAGTGGCACGTACTTCGTTGTGTTGACGAGTGGTGACACTCGTCTGACGCGAGAGATGATCCTGAGCAAATAGAATTCAACGATTCCATCGATACAAAGCCCCTCGGAAGAGGGGTTTTGTGTTTTCGATCACAATTTCGCGATCACTATACCGGCCGCGACAGAGACGAGGATGGCCAGGACCTGATCGTACCAGTTTCGTTTGTCGGTCGATACAATCCGGATGGTATCTTCGCGCGAATAGAATGTATCGCGGGCCATGTATGGAATGTCGATTGACTTTCGCCGTGTGCCCAAACCCACTGCGACGGAAAACATGTTATGCGCAAAACACACGGACAGTGTGTCGGGCGCGATCTGCGACGTGTCCGCTATTAGTAAGGTGTCGAGGCAGCGTTCGGTACAGACACTATCGTGAATGGTGATCGGACGCATCCGATTGACTTTTGCCTGAAGATGGATTGGGGCAACAGAAACACCGATGAGACCATGTGCCGTATCCAATCGGAGTCGGATTATCTGGGACTCATGCGTCATGCGTGACTCATCGGTCCCATTGGGAGCATTCCATAACAGCCCGAGCAGAAACGCCGCGATCGGCCCAAGGACTGCCCATTGCCACTTCATGTGGATCATGGTGTTTCCTCCGCGAAGCTCTTTGTATAGGCCTGCCATGCCAAACAGACGCGATAAACATAGCGCGCGTTCAGGAAGGCGCCGCGCCGTGGACCTTCGCGCGCCCTTCGAGCAGAGCCCTGATTATAGGCGGATATTGCTGCAAGCGTGTCGCGCGGATACCGCCCGAGAAGATGCGCCAGCAATCGGGCGCCATGCTCGATCGCATTCGCCGGTAGATACAGTTCGGCAAGGTATGGGGCATCGAAGCCTTGCTCGCGAGCTGTCTCGCCCATGACCTGCATGAGGCCATACGAGCGCGACCGATCGGCGAATTCTGTTGCAGAGTTCGGGCCGACACGATGTGTTCGGACCCAACTTATAGCAGCATGGTGCACGCGGCGTGATGTGGCATAGCGTGGCTCATGTCGCGTGGCCCATTGCTCGAACCGCGACTCTTCCTGAATCACAGCCGCTATGAGTGCCGGCTGGAGATGGTATCGCGCCGCCGCTCGGAGGATCTCGTTGCGGTAGGGAATCAGCAATGGCTCGACGGCCGAAGTGGAATCCCGGAGCGCAATCGCATCGATCGTGCGCGCGATGAGCGCAGGAGTAGAGAGATGAAGGATAATGAGAAAGATCATTGGTCTTCAGAAAGGGACTTCGGTGGACGAGGCAGACAGGTTGCGTGACCGCTTCTGTCCATCGAGTCCATCGTTAACTATGTATTTGTCAGTGCATCCGAAATCGCCGCCGCGAGCCGGAAGCAAAGTTGCAGCATTCCATTTTGCTCATGCGCTTCGATCAGGGAAACCGATGCAGACACGTAGCCGCCTTGTCCGTAACGGGTGAACTTGGCTTCGTGATAGGTCGCAGTTTTGTAGAGCATCAGGAATGTGAGAAGCGAAGCCTCGGAGGCTAGCGGGATCGGTGCGCAATTCGCGCGAAGGATGAGATAGCTATCCTCTGTCGATGCGCCGGGACAACCACAAGGCGTCACAGCTTGAGGTGCCGTTTCGAGTGTTGTCGAGCTGATCGGCATTGATCCGGCGGCGAGCCCTGGAAATGCGCCCGTCAAAGAAGGTACTGTGCTCCACGGATCACTGGCTGAATTCCGATAACGGAGGTAGAGTGGTATCATGGGTTTGGG
The window above is part of the Bacteroidota bacterium genome. Proteins encoded here:
- a CDS encoding choice-of-anchor D domain-containing protein, whose protein sequence is MNSWNKLRAALGLLVVLALSGSAFAQAGRVTRYTTTTFSGSYSSINGGSSFGSGDDNSYLCPQTLPFAFNYDSASYSAGQSIYVNTNGGMSFGNSQSGCCSDYVGNSTYQKFIMPDDFDGYIFGGLYYAVTGTAPNRVFTIEWYNFSPCCSNTNHMNMQVKLYETSNVIEMLYSSHSYAMGGGSMGTGLNGSSTPSFVYNRYGSSSTSSQSTDLRWTPPFNVPPAELSLSPKALNYGGVTSGSSLTLYDTAYSLGPNPLTLTSWNITGSTNFTVVSGPAPGASVPAGQYAVFGIQFSPTASGTLTGMFNLVTTGRDSGTQTCALNGIGAAAGVQYTFPTTVYPTNTLFHHVARGFGAVATQYITVQSTGIAALNFSSIYFTGLQANMYHIVHVPPNPLGSGLTDSIGVQFQPYLEGRPDAQLIINTNAINIPSDTVTLWGVGVLPHLVITPEKGLATVNGAGTLLFDSVAIGDSICKSLTLQNIGSDTLRITNQVVTYGDYDFTFYPLTGSDLILPPDASKIVNVCFKPIKQGARFASVRFYTDIARTYPDNRDTSQFLISVSGTGVPYGILSLGGTVLDSVLIDSTKCTSATIKNMGLSSMTVTTATISGSNNFTVSTTPPLPITLGAGQSQLIDICYTPTARGPEAATLVLTGTTSGRPLTQSLPLEGVGLAACLDAAPSPLAFGSAAYSGMTLANTENDTCITVTNCGDVSETFSAALSPDASSAYSLIAPFIVGPIAPGGTGTLCVAFKPDTIGIMPGSVIVSASEKSATAKTLPLAGTGAGVVIAGSGQGKLTSLTKCDTFAVTIQNTGNTPWTPGTGAVMSGANGPDFTAIGMTTPATIPAGGSGILMVQFCPTTSGTETAEMSFPTSSPAPLNGTVTLSAIGTSAGVTERTEQNGFSLGASYPNPTNGKADVIVTMPSQAKVTIALLNLQGSVVRTIYNGALNTGNNVVSLDARDLASGTYFVVLTSGDIRLTREMILSK
- a CDS encoding choice-of-anchor D domain-containing protein, translated to MNTWNRFIRASASLLATVLVSALCASSAMSQGVYTTVMSTQSFTSASPSGWSIGGGFYWTSNGNGGSNGSYYIDIWGCQQGPLKTPSFDVSSYAATADSVWVDFDFFWQYNCYDSYGYGDDNFKLMVGSDILLQGTQATLYSYYNTSDCSYSTIQTNSAYWHHYHILIPVADRTSGMAVAFTQQCGWGCSDYAIDNVSITGYALPPTQLSLEPKSLNYGGVSSGSSLTLYDTAYCLGPASMKINGYGIAGAGASSYSVVSGPPVGSIILPGQYGVYGIRFAPISSGNLNGTFTLSTNGKDSGTQVCQLNGVGAAAGVQYSFPYNESYPPNSLFHHVARPLGDSATQYFYVASTGVAGLNFNSVYFTGLQANMYSIIHLPPSPLPSGVTDSIGVRFKPWLEGRPDAQLIVNTNAINNPSDTVSLWGAGVLAHLVITPQEGLTTTNGAGTLLFDSVAIGDSICKSLTLHNTGSDTLQITNQVVTYGDYDFTFYPLTGSDVTLPPDASKIVNVCFKPIKQGARFASVRFYTSIPKTYPDNRDTSQFLVNVSGTGVPYGILSLAGTVLDSVLLDSTKCTSATIKNVGLSSLVVTTATISGSTNFAVSTTPPLPITLGAGQSQLIDICYTPTARGPEAATLVLTGTTSGRPLTQSLPLEGVGLAACLDAAPSPLAFGSAAYSGMTLANTENDTCITVTNCGDVPETFSAALSPGTSNAYSLIAPFIIGPIAPGGTGTLCVAFKPDTIGIMPGSVIVSASEKSATAKTLPLAGTGAGVVIAGSGQGTLTSLTKCDTFAVTIENTGNTPWTPGTGAVMSGPNSQDFTAIGTTTPATIPAGGSGVLMVQFCPTTSGNETADMSFPTSSPAPLSGTVTVSAMGTSAGVTERTEQNGFSLGASYPNPTNGKADVIVTLPQEAKVTIALLNLQGSVVRTIYNGALNMGNNVVSLDARDLASGTYFVVLTSGDTRLTREMILSK